One Saccharopolyspora erythraea NRRL 2338 genomic region harbors:
- a CDS encoding NUDIX hydrolase: MPPTPGRSGGTQPGRRNRRRRRRLRTVDETSAGGLVVDDGRELAAIIGRLDRKGRLLWSLPKGHIEHGETPEQTAVREVAEETGITGRVVSAIGMIDYWFVAGNRRVHKTVHHFLLEAVRGELSDEDVEVTEVAWVPLGELEQVLAYADERRLVRRALTLLDGASDIAAGSRPARGSGTEPA, from the coding sequence ATGCCACCGACGCCCGGCCGCTCCGGCGGTACCCAGCCGGGGCGTCGGAACCGGCGCCGGCGCCGCCGGCTGCGGACGGTCGACGAGACCTCGGCCGGCGGGCTGGTGGTCGACGACGGCCGGGAGCTCGCTGCGATCATCGGGAGGCTGGACCGCAAGGGCCGGCTGCTGTGGTCGCTGCCGAAGGGGCACATCGAGCACGGTGAGACCCCGGAGCAGACCGCCGTGCGGGAGGTCGCCGAGGAGACGGGGATAACCGGCCGCGTGGTCTCGGCGATCGGCATGATCGACTACTGGTTCGTGGCGGGCAACCGCCGCGTGCACAAGACCGTGCACCACTTCCTGCTGGAGGCGGTGCGCGGTGAGCTTTCCGACGAGGACGTGGAGGTCACCGAGGTGGCGTGGGTGCCGCTTGGTGAACTGGAGCAGGTGCTGGCCTACGCCGACGAGCGGAGGCTGGTGCGGCGCGCGCTGACGTTGCTCGACGGCGCATCGGACATCGCGGCCGGTTCCCGACCGGCCCGGGGCAGTGGGACGGAGCCGGCGTGA